The genomic window TGCCGGGCCAGGAAACGTCCGAAGCGGTGGAGCGTGGCTGTGTGCTGATGCTGCGCGGTTTTGTACGGGAGCAGATCGAGCTTGCCAACAGGCTGCTGGGCGAAGATTGCGCCGTGTACCTCACTGGCGGCGACGCCGAGCTCGTCAAGGACGAGTCGGCTCGTGCAGTCGTGCTTCCGGATCTGGTGTTTCTCGGCCTGGCGCTTGCCTGTCCGATCGAGTGAGTCTCATCGATGCGTTGGTTCTTCCTCTTCCTGCTTGCCCTCAACGTCTTCTATTTCGTCTGGCATCAACAGCAGACGCCGCTTCGGCCGAAGGAGATAGCGCCGCTCAGCCTGTTCCACAGCGAGCAGAAGAATATTCGGCTGCTCAGTGAGTCGGCCGAGGCGCCGAAGCGCCGTTCGGTAGAAGAGAAGCCGGCGGCTGCCCAGGCCTCCGCCTGCGTGTACCTGGGCAGTTTCCCCGCTGAGGAGCGTGCCCGGCAGTTGGTGCAGCGTTTGCTGAGCCTCGATGTTCAGGCGTCGGTTCAGGCGGTGGATGCCGCCGCCGGCGTCGACTATTGGGTGTACCTGCCGCCGCTGGCTTCGCGCCAGGCTTCTCTATGGCAGCTGCGCGAGCTGCAGGCACGCAAGATCGACAGCTACATCATCACGGAAGGGGATCTCACTGACGGCATCTCCCTGGGGATATTCCAGCGCAAGGATTCCGCGGACAGCGTCGTGGAGCGTTTGAAATCGGCAGGTTACGACGCGTTAGTGCGCGAGCTGGCTCGCTCGCAGCATGACTACTGGGCGCAGGTAACGCCCGAAAGCGCGCGTCTGGTGGATGACTCGCTGGTGCGTCAACTGGCCCCGGATTTCCCGGAACTGCAAAAACAAACAATGCCGTGCAAAAACGTTGCAAGCCCTCAGTAGTTTGAATAGAATGGCGCCCGCTTCACAGGGGTGGCCTGAAAAGGCCGAACACTGGAAGCCGTTGTCGAAGAGCTAAGCTCAAGTTTTTTAAAGAAAAACAGTTGACAACGCGGTGGCAGGCTGTAGAATGCCGCCTCACTCGGAGGGGTTCCCGAGCGGCCAAAGGGATCAGACTGTAAATCTGACGTCTCAGACTTCGAAGGTTCGAATCCTTCCCCCTCCACCAGTTTCAAGCGTGAGCCGCAAGCTCCGCGGGTATAGTTCAGTGGTAGAACCTCAGCCTTCCAAGCTGATGATGCGGGTTCGATTCCCGCTACCCGCTCCAAGTTTGTTGCTTATGTCTTGCTCATGTAGCTCAGCTGGTAGAGCACACCCTTGGTAAGGGTGAGGTCAGCGGTTCAAATCCGCTCATGAGCTCCATCTCGCAAAGGCAGATATGAAAATATCTGCCTTTGTTTTAATGGTGACGTGACTTTCTCAATTCCTTACGGGAGGCGGTCAAGATGGCTAAAGAAAAGTTTGAGCGTAACAAGCCGCACGTCAACGTCGGCACCATCGGTCACGTTGACCACGGCAAAACCACTCTGACCGCTGCTCTGACCAAGGTCTGCTCCGAGACCTGGGGCGGCTCCGCTCGCGCTTTCGATCAGATCGACAACGCGCCGGAAGAGAAGGCTCGTGGTATCACCATCAACACCTCTCACGTTGAATACGACTCCCCGGTACGCCACTACGCTCACGTAGACTGCCCGGGCCACGCCGACTACGTGAAGAACATGATCACCGGTGCTGCCCAGATGGACGGCGCGATCCTGGTTTGCTCGGCTGCTGACGGCCCCATGCCGCAGACCCGCGAGCACATCCTGCTGTCCCGCCAGGTAGGCGTTCCCTACATCGTCGTGTTCCTGAACAAGGCCGACATGGTTGACGACGCCGAGCTGCTGGAACTGGTCGAAATGGAAGTTCGCGATCTGCTGAACACCTACGACTTCCCGGGCGACGACACTCCGATCGTGATCGGTTCCGCTCTGATGGCTCTGAACGGCCAGGACGACAACGAGATGGGCGTTTCCGCCGTGCGCAAGCTGGTAGAAACCCTGGACTCCTACATCCCTGAGCCGGTTCGTGCAATCGACCAGCCGTTCCTGATGCCGATCGAAGACGTGTTCTCGATCTCCGGTCGTGGCACCGTGGTAACCGGCCGTGTTGAGCGTGGCATCGTCAAGGTCCAGGAAGAAGTGGAAATCGTCGGCATCAAGGCGACCACCAAGACCACCTGCACCGGCGTTGAAATGTTCCGCAAGCTGCTCGACGAAGGTCGTGCTGGTGAGAACGTCGGCGTCCTGCTGCGTGGCACCAAGCGTGAAGACGTAGAGCGTGGCCAGGTTCTGGCCAAGCCGGGCACCATCAAGCCGCACACCAAGTTCGAGTGCGAAGTGTACGTGCTGTCCAAGGAAGAAGGTGGTCGTCACACCCCGTTCTTCAAAGGCTACCGTCCGCAGTTCTACTTCCGTACCACCGACGTAACCGGCAACTGCGAACTGCCGGAAGGCGTTGAGATGGTCATGCCGGGCGACAACGTGAAAATGGTTGTCACCCTGATCGCTCCGATCGCCATGGAAGATGGCCTGCGCTTCGCGATCCGCGAAGGCGGCCGTACCGTTGGCGCCGGCGTGGTTGCCAAGATCATCGAATAATCGATTGATCTTTCCCTCTCGGGCCGGCATAATGGTCGGCCTGACTTTGTTCTAGGCCAGTAGCTCAATTGGCAGAGCGGCGGTCTCCAAAACCGCAGGTTGGGGGTTCGATTCCCTCCTGGCCTGCCAGATTTCTCAAGATCTGGCATTTCTTTAAACGGGATTCCTAGCAGATGAATGCGAAGGTAGAAGCCAAAGAGTCGCGTCTTGATCTCTTGAAGTGGCTTGTGGTTGCAGTGCTGGTGGTGGTGGCTGTGGTTGCCAACCAGTATTACTCGGCGCAACCGATCTTCTATCGCGTTCTCGGTATTCTCGTCATGGCGGCTGTCGCTGGCTTCATCGCGCTGCAGACCGTCAAGGGGCGTGCATTCTTTACCTTGGCTAAAGAGGCTCGCGCCGAGATTCGCAAGGTTGTATGGCCGTCTCGTCAAGAGACAACTCAGACCACGCTGATCGTAGTGGCAGTAGTGCTGGTAATGGCGCTGGTGCTGTGGGGGCTCGACTCCCTGCTGGGTTGGCTGGTTTCCATGATTGTAGGTTAAGGGTGTTCCGTGGCTAAGCGTTGGTACGTTGTGCATGCCTACTCGGGTTACGAGAAGCATGTCATGCGCTCGCTGATCGAGCGGGTCAAACTGGCCGGCATGGAAGATGGGTTTGGTGAGATTCTCGTCCCCACCGAAGAAGTGGTGGAGATGCGGAACGGCCAGAAGCGCAAGAGTGAGCGCAAATTCTTCCCGGGCTATGTCCTGGTGCAGATGGAAATGAACGAGGGTACTTGGCACCTGGTCAAGGATACTCCTCGCGTCATGGGTTTCATTGGTGGTACTGCCGACAAGCCGGCGCCGATCACCGACAAAGAAGCTGATGCCATCCTGCGTCGCGTTGCCGATAGCGGCGACAAGCCGAAGCCGAAGACCCTGTTCGAGCCGGGCGAGACTGTTCGCGTGATCGACGGTCCGTTCGCTGACTTCAATGGCGTCGTCGAAGAAGTTAACTACGAAAAGAGCCGGATCCAGGTCGCTGTGCTTATTTTCGGTCGCTCTACCCCGGTAGAGCTGGAGTTCAGCCAGGTAGAGAAAGTTTAACTGGCACAATGAATCCCACACCCCGCAGCCCTAGGCTGCGGGGTTTTGTCGTCATTGGGATAAACGCGAAAGCAACCGGGGAGCCCGTCAGGGCGCTTGACCCGAATTTGGAGTAGCAAATGGCTAAGAAAATCCAGGCTTACATCAAGCTGCAAGTAAAGGCCGGCCAGGCCAACCCGTCGCCGCCCGTCGGCCCGGCTCTGGGTCAGCACGGCGTGAACATCATGGAATTCTGCAAGGCGTTCAACGCCAAGACCCAGGGCATGGAACCTGGTCTGCCGACTCCTGTGATCATCACCGTTTACAGCGACCGCAGCTTCACCTTTGAAACCAAGAGCACCCCGGCATCCGTTCTGCTGAAAAAAGCAGCCGGCATCACCAGCGGCTCCGCTCGTCCGAACTCCCAGAAAGTGGGCACCGTTACCCGTGCTCAGCTGGAAGATATCGCCAAGGCCAAGCAGGCTGACCTGACCGCTGCTGACCTGGACGCTGCCGTACGTACCATCGCTGGCTCCGCGCGCAGCATGGGCCTGAACGTGGAGGGTGTGTAATGGCTAAGCTGACCAAGCGTCAAAAGGCTATCGCCGAGAAAGTTGAAGCCGGCAAGCAATACGGCTTCGAAGACGCCGCCAAACTGCTGGCCGAGCTGTCGACCATCAAGTTCAAGGAGTCC from Pseudomonas sp. GCEP-101 includes these protein-coding regions:
- a CDS encoding SPOR domain-containing protein, which translates into the protein MRWFFLFLLALNVFYFVWHQQQTPLRPKEIAPLSLFHSEQKNIRLLSESAEAPKRRSVEEKPAAAQASACVYLGSFPAEERARQLVQRLLSLDVQASVQAVDAAAGVDYWVYLPPLASRQASLWQLRELQARKIDSYIITEGDLTDGISLGIFQRKDSADSVVERLKSAGYDALVRELARSQHDYWAQVTPESARLVDDSLVRQLAPDFPELQKQTMPCKNVASPQ
- the tuf gene encoding elongation factor Tu; the protein is MAKEKFERNKPHVNVGTIGHVDHGKTTLTAALTKVCSETWGGSARAFDQIDNAPEEKARGITINTSHVEYDSPVRHYAHVDCPGHADYVKNMITGAAQMDGAILVCSAADGPMPQTREHILLSRQVGVPYIVVFLNKADMVDDAELLELVEMEVRDLLNTYDFPGDDTPIVIGSALMALNGQDDNEMGVSAVRKLVETLDSYIPEPVRAIDQPFLMPIEDVFSISGRGTVVTGRVERGIVKVQEEVEIVGIKATTKTTCTGVEMFRKLLDEGRAGENVGVLLRGTKREDVERGQVLAKPGTIKPHTKFECEVYVLSKEEGGRHTPFFKGYRPQFYFRTTDVTGNCELPEGVEMVMPGDNVKMVVTLIAPIAMEDGLRFAIREGGRTVGAGVVAKIIE
- the secE gene encoding preprotein translocase subunit SecE, with product MNAKVEAKESRLDLLKWLVVAVLVVVAVVANQYYSAQPIFYRVLGILVMAAVAGFIALQTVKGRAFFTLAKEARAEIRKVVWPSRQETTQTTLIVVAVVLVMALVLWGLDSLLGWLVSMIVG
- the nusG gene encoding transcription termination/antitermination protein NusG yields the protein MAKRWYVVHAYSGYEKHVMRSLIERVKLAGMEDGFGEILVPTEEVVEMRNGQKRKSERKFFPGYVLVQMEMNEGTWHLVKDTPRVMGFIGGTADKPAPITDKEADAILRRVADSGDKPKPKTLFEPGETVRVIDGPFADFNGVVEEVNYEKSRIQVAVLIFGRSTPVELEFSQVEKV
- the rplK gene encoding 50S ribosomal protein L11; the protein is MAKKIQAYIKLQVKAGQANPSPPVGPALGQHGVNIMEFCKAFNAKTQGMEPGLPTPVIITVYSDRSFTFETKSTPASVLLKKAAGITSGSARPNSQKVGTVTRAQLEDIAKAKQADLTAADLDAAVRTIAGSARSMGLNVEGV